From the Amycolatopsis thermoflava N1165 genome, one window contains:
- a CDS encoding FtsX-like permease family protein yields the protein MSLALRLFRHHRGAAIATGLIALIGMALVSTMTTLLATGLADGTAEADRSFLTQFPMIMGGWVVAIVVFAMVSTIGVTLGGRAGEIGGLRLIGATPRQIQVMVSAETLAVSAVAALPGLLLGYLLGWIVLAAVRSSGLIAESSAYSPGLALPVAGVVVVLLASIAAAWIGSRKIAGRSPVDGPAPAVRKRSRRSPRRVLAAVLLVAGIGSSSAVLAMDADDIATTAMTGPATVLVAIGLAVLAPELVVLVNRVLKVASPSGAAGHLAAVNLSAAPERVRPAVTFLTLLVGVSAGTLSMQGIENRHSAEGSTAQVLASINYLVVVLIAVFMAIALTNNLVAALGRRQEEFTTMSLIGSTSGQTRGMLLREIVAATLVSVIAAGIGALVCVIPFAVVKTGSPAAAFAAGPYLLSIVLGAVIALGVTTVAGNRVVRTAAVH from the coding sequence GTGAGCCTCGCCCTGCGGCTGTTCCGCCACCACCGCGGCGCGGCGATCGCCACCGGCTTGATCGCGCTGATCGGGATGGCGCTGGTGTCGACGATGACCACCCTGCTCGCCACCGGGCTCGCGGACGGCACGGCCGAGGCGGACCGGTCGTTCCTGACCCAGTTCCCGATGATCATGGGCGGCTGGGTGGTGGCGATCGTCGTCTTCGCGATGGTGTCCACGATCGGCGTGACGCTCGGCGGCCGCGCCGGGGAGATCGGCGGGCTGCGCCTGATCGGGGCGACGCCACGGCAGATCCAGGTCATGGTCTCGGCGGAGACGCTCGCGGTCTCGGCGGTCGCCGCGCTGCCCGGTCTGCTGCTGGGTTACCTGCTCGGCTGGATCGTGCTGGCCGCGGTCCGGTCGTCGGGGCTCATCGCCGAATCCTCGGCCTACTCGCCGGGCCTGGCGCTGCCGGTCGCCGGGGTCGTCGTCGTGCTGCTCGCGAGCATCGCGGCGGCGTGGATCGGCAGCCGCAAGATCGCCGGGCGGAGTCCGGTGGACGGGCCCGCACCGGCGGTGCGCAAGCGGTCCCGCCGGTCGCCGCGCCGCGTCCTCGCGGCCGTGCTGCTGGTCGCGGGGATCGGGTCGTCCTCGGCCGTCCTCGCCATGGATGCGGACGACATCGCGACCACCGCGATGACCGGTCCCGCCACCGTGCTCGTCGCGATCGGGCTCGCGGTGCTGGCGCCGGAACTGGTCGTCCTGGTGAACCGGGTCCTGAAGGTCGCCTCGCCCAGCGGCGCGGCCGGGCACCTGGCGGCCGTGAACCTGTCCGCGGCGCCGGAACGGGTGCGGCCCGCGGTCACCTTCCTGACGCTGCTCGTCGGTGTGTCCGCCGGGACGCTCAGCATGCAGGGCATCGAGAACCGGCACTCGGCCGAGGGCAGCACCGCGCAGGTCCTGGCGTCGATCAACTACCTGGTGGTGGTCCTGATCGCGGTGTTCATGGCGATCGCGCTGACCAACAACCTGGTGGCGGCGCTGGGCAGGCGGCAGGAGGAGTTCACGACCATGTCGCTGATCGGGTCGACCTCCGGGCAGACCCGCGGGATGCTGCTGCGCGAGATCGTCGCCGCGACGCTCGTCAGCGTGATCGCGGCCGGGATCGGCGCGCTGGTGTGCGTCATCCCGTTCGCCGTCGTCAAGACCGGCAGCCCGGCGGCCGCGTTCGCCGCCGGGCCGTACCTGCTGAGCATCGTGCTCGGCGCGGTGATCGCGCTTGGGGTCACCACGGTCGCGGGCAACCGCGTGGTCCGCACGGCCGCGGTGCACTGA
- a CDS encoding ABC transporter substrate-binding protein: MKRRLSLVLAAMLVIAACGTKAGDQGSSGSDASGVKTDLGVTANELTLGVMTDMTGPFKNLSIGITHGNQLWVNDFNAAGGVCGRQVKLEVVDHAYKADTAKTLYPQLEPKVLGFVQVVGSPIMAALKQNIKSDKVTTTPASWSSELLDNPYVMIVGTTYDVEMIDGMSYLQEQGMIKDGDTVGHIYIDGEYGANGLRGSRYYAQKHGLNLREVKITSSDNDLTNIVTGLRGEGVKAIMLTTTPAQTGSVAAANKALGLNVPLLGNNPTFDPVLLNSPAANALDRLYVVASSVPVAADVPKAKEVLSKYKAAKFPEPPNAGVPYGYAVAEVWGSVLKKACDNKDLTRDGILTALQQTTSADTGDLVAALDFSKPGAPPTREVYVAQPDASVEGGIKYVKPLFEAPDAKDYVAPHQK; the protein is encoded by the coding sequence ATGAAGCGACGGCTTTCCCTGGTCCTCGCGGCGATGCTGGTCATCGCCGCGTGCGGCACCAAGGCGGGCGATCAGGGATCGTCCGGTTCGGACGCCTCCGGCGTCAAGACCGATCTCGGCGTCACCGCCAACGAGCTCACCCTCGGCGTCATGACCGACATGACGGGCCCGTTCAAGAACCTCTCGATCGGCATCACGCACGGCAACCAGTTGTGGGTCAACGACTTCAACGCGGCGGGCGGTGTGTGCGGGCGGCAGGTCAAACTGGAGGTCGTCGACCACGCCTACAAGGCCGACACCGCGAAGACCCTGTACCCGCAGCTGGAGCCGAAGGTGCTCGGCTTCGTGCAGGTCGTCGGGTCGCCGATCATGGCGGCGCTGAAGCAGAACATCAAGTCCGACAAGGTGACCACGACCCCGGCGTCCTGGTCGTCGGAGCTGCTGGACAACCCGTACGTGATGATCGTCGGCACCACCTACGACGTCGAGATGATCGACGGCATGTCCTACCTGCAGGAACAGGGCATGATCAAGGACGGCGACACGGTCGGGCACATCTACATCGACGGCGAGTACGGCGCGAACGGCCTGCGCGGCTCCCGCTACTACGCGCAGAAGCACGGCTTGAACCTGCGCGAGGTCAAGATCACCTCGTCGGACAACGACCTGACCAACATCGTCACCGGCCTGCGTGGCGAGGGCGTCAAGGCGATCATGCTGACCACCACGCCCGCGCAGACCGGTTCGGTGGCCGCGGCGAACAAGGCGCTCGGGCTGAACGTGCCGCTGCTGGGCAACAACCCGACGTTCGACCCGGTGCTGCTGAACAGCCCCGCCGCGAACGCGCTGGACCGGCTGTACGTCGTCGCGAGCAGCGTGCCGGTGGCCGCGGACGTGCCCAAGGCGAAGGAAGTGCTGTCGAAGTACAAGGCCGCGAAGTTCCCGGAGCCGCCGAACGCCGGTGTCCCGTACGGCTACGCGGTGGCCGAGGTGTGGGGTTCGGTGCTGAAGAAGGCCTGCGACAACAAGGACCTGACCCGCGACGGCATCCTCACCGCGCTGCAGCAGACGACCTCGGCCGACACCGGTGATCTGGTCGCGGCGCTGGACTTCTCGAAGCCCGGTGCGCCGCCGACCCGCGAGGTCTACGTGGCGCAGCCCGACGCGAGCGTCGAGGGCGGCATCAAGTACGTGAAGCCGCTGTTCGAGGCCCCGGACGCCAAGGATTACGTGGCGCCGCACCAGAAGTGA
- a CDS encoding branched-chain amino acid ABC transporter permease has product MSELATRATVTSASAKAPAKPVRWLRLAAWLALLALLLVLPLYLGSEWLKAGQWMMTGAVGSIGLTMLVGQAGQLSLAHAFFLLMGGTTYTVLASGTEDGRVIGFELNPLFSMVAAIVVTALLGLAFAPVSGRLRGIYLGVASLSLVFIGLYFGQSADRLTGGTSTGRTPAPFELFGITFDNSGGLVVLGVPFRQAEKMWYLYLALTVIAFVLARGAVNSRVGRSWRAVRDHEASAAAMGVSVARAKAGAFAVSSAYAGLAGVMTVLWFDILKPDENEFGTYGINVSIAYLAMVIIGGLGSIGGALVGALIVFGLPQVLSLYSTQLGIFTGSGEGAFTPILVSTFVYGAAIILVVLFEPGGLAAIGRRITGGLHRERKKEGTSR; this is encoded by the coding sequence GTGTCTGAACTCGCGACGCGGGCGACGGTCACCTCGGCGTCCGCGAAGGCCCCGGCGAAGCCCGTGCGCTGGCTGCGGCTGGCGGCGTGGCTGGCGTTGCTCGCCCTGCTGCTGGTGCTGCCGCTGTACCTCGGCTCGGAGTGGCTCAAGGCGGGCCAGTGGATGATGACCGGCGCGGTCGGCTCGATCGGGCTGACCATGCTGGTGGGCCAGGCCGGTCAGTTGTCGCTGGCGCACGCGTTCTTCCTGCTCATGGGTGGCACCACCTACACCGTGCTGGCCAGCGGCACCGAGGACGGCCGGGTCATCGGCTTCGAGCTGAACCCGCTGTTCTCGATGGTCGCGGCGATCGTCGTGACCGCCCTGCTCGGCTTGGCGTTCGCGCCGGTGTCCGGACGGCTGCGCGGCATCTACCTCGGGGTAGCGTCGCTGTCGCTGGTGTTCATCGGGCTCTACTTCGGGCAGTCGGCGGACCGGCTGACCGGCGGCACGTCCACCGGCCGCACCCCGGCGCCGTTCGAGCTGTTCGGGATCACCTTCGACAACTCCGGCGGGCTCGTGGTGCTCGGCGTGCCGTTCCGGCAGGCCGAGAAGATGTGGTACCTCTACCTGGCCCTGACGGTGATCGCGTTCGTGCTGGCACGCGGCGCGGTGAACAGCCGGGTCGGCCGGTCCTGGCGCGCGGTGCGCGACCACGAAGCCTCCGCGGCCGCGATGGGTGTCAGCGTCGCCCGCGCGAAGGCCGGCGCGTTCGCCGTGTCCTCCGCCTACGCCGGGCTGGCCGGCGTGATGACCGTGCTGTGGTTCGACATCCTCAAGCCGGACGAGAACGAGTTCGGCACCTACGGGATCAACGTCTCCATCGCCTACCTGGCGATGGTCATCATCGGCGGCCTCGGCTCGATCGGGGGCGCGCTGGTCGGCGCGCTCATCGTGTTCGGCCTGCCGCAGGTGTTGTCGCTCTACTCGACGCAGCTGGGGATCTTCACCGGGAGCGGCGAGGGCGCGTTCACCCCGATCCTCGTCAGCACCTTCGTCTACGGCGCCGCGATCATCCTCGTCGTGCTCTTCGAGCCGGGCGGGCTCGCGGCGATCGGGCGCCGGATCACCGGCGGCCTGCACAGGGAACGGAAGAAGGAAGGAACGTCCCGATGA
- a CDS encoding branched-chain amino acid ABC transporter permease: protein METFLQLVVNGLGKGAVYALLALGFVIIFKATEVINFAHGSLVLFGGYLVVVTRESLGWVGASLVGIAGAGLLAVVIERLLLSRSKLADPHSLALLTIGVDVIVVEELVRRLGVGIPFLGEAWDAKPIQVGGITLFRTHLVAMLVAAVLITAFYLAFKFSNWGVAMRAQAENREAAALMGIRSRGVTMTAWLVAGLLAGVAVLFLATQDFSGAGLSRGTHAIALAAFPAAILGGLDSTVGAVVGGLVVGLVEALSAQYISFDFSKSAVFLVMLLVLVIRPSGLFGTREITRV, encoded by the coding sequence ATGGAGACGTTCCTGCAACTGGTGGTGAACGGCCTCGGCAAGGGCGCGGTGTACGCGCTCCTCGCGCTGGGGTTCGTGATCATCTTCAAGGCCACCGAGGTGATCAACTTCGCGCACGGCTCGCTGGTGCTGTTCGGCGGCTACCTGGTCGTGGTGACCAGGGAGTCGCTGGGCTGGGTCGGCGCCTCGCTGGTCGGCATCGCCGGCGCCGGCCTGCTCGCGGTGGTCATCGAGCGGCTCCTGCTGTCCCGCTCGAAGCTGGCCGATCCGCACAGCCTGGCGCTGCTCACGATCGGCGTGGACGTGATCGTCGTCGAGGAGCTCGTGCGGCGCCTCGGCGTCGGCATCCCGTTCCTCGGCGAGGCGTGGGACGCGAAACCGATCCAGGTCGGCGGCATCACGTTGTTCCGCACGCACCTCGTCGCGATGCTCGTCGCCGCGGTCCTGATCACCGCGTTCTACCTCGCGTTCAAGTTCTCCAACTGGGGCGTCGCGATGCGGGCCCAGGCGGAGAACCGGGAGGCGGCCGCGCTGATGGGCATCCGCAGTCGCGGGGTCACCATGACGGCCTGGCTGGTCGCCGGCCTGCTCGCCGGGGTCGCCGTGCTGTTCCTGGCCACGCAGGACTTCTCCGGCGCGGGCCTGTCCCGCGGCACGCACGCGATCGCGCTGGCCGCGTTCCCCGCCGCCATCCTCGGCGGGCTGGACTCGACGGTGGGCGCCGTCGTGGGCGGGCTGGTGGTCGGCCTGGTCGAGGCGCTGTCCGCGCAGTACATCTCGTTCGACTTCTCCAAGAGCGCGGTGTTCCTGGTGATGCTGCTGGTCCTGGTGATCCGGCCGTCCGGGCTGTTCGGAACGAGGGAGATCACCCGTGTCTGA
- a CDS encoding ABC transporter ATP-binding protein, giving the protein MIPELRVEHLTLRFGGLTALDDVSFTVAPGSLHALIGPNGAGKSSCFNVISGLYRASEGRVLLGDKELTGMRPHKMAKLGIGRAFQNAALSPGSTVLDNVMLGRHALTRGGFLECALRAPWTVRAERKHTERAKEICDFLGIGRLLHTPVAALPYGEVKRVDIARALAVEPVLLLLDEPAAGMNAAETADLAATIHDVRDELGISILLVEHDMGLVMGIADRVTVLDFGRCIADGPPAEVQRNPEVIKAYLGTEAA; this is encoded by the coding sequence ATGATCCCGGAACTGCGCGTCGAGCACCTCACGCTCCGCTTCGGCGGGCTGACCGCGCTGGACGACGTCTCCTTCACCGTGGCGCCCGGTTCGCTGCACGCCCTCATCGGGCCCAACGGCGCCGGGAAGTCCAGCTGCTTCAACGTGATCAGCGGCCTCTACCGCGCCAGCGAGGGCCGCGTGCTGCTCGGCGACAAGGAGCTGACCGGCATGCGGCCGCACAAGATGGCGAAGCTCGGCATCGGCCGCGCCTTCCAGAACGCGGCGCTCTCGCCGGGCTCGACCGTGCTGGACAACGTGATGCTCGGCAGGCACGCCCTCACCCGCGGCGGGTTCCTGGAGTGCGCCCTGCGCGCGCCGTGGACGGTGCGGGCCGAGCGCAAGCACACCGAACGGGCCAAGGAGATCTGCGACTTCCTCGGCATCGGCAGGCTGCTGCACACGCCGGTCGCCGCGCTGCCCTACGGCGAGGTCAAGCGCGTGGACATCGCCCGCGCGCTGGCCGTGGAACCGGTGCTGCTCCTGCTGGACGAGCCGGCCGCGGGGATGAACGCGGCGGAGACCGCCGACCTGGCGGCCACGATCCACGACGTGCGTGACGAGCTGGGCATCTCGATCCTGCTGGTCGAGCACGACATGGGCCTGGTGATGGGCATCGCGGACCGGGTCACGGTGCTCGACTTCGGCCGCTGCATCGCCGACGGCCCGCCTGCCGAGGTGCAGCGGAACCCGGAAGTGATCAAGGCGTACCTGGGAACGGAGGCCGCGTAG